From a single Bacteroidota bacterium genomic region:
- a CDS encoding GatB/YqeY domain-containing protein, whose product MSLEQSIMADLKAAMLAKNEAGLRAIRAIKSAILLAKTSASGKELSPEDEVKMLQKLVKQRQESIEIYNAQQRPDLAGPEMEEVEIISKYLPKMMSEEEIRAIVKAVIAQTGATSPAEMGKVMGATTKQLAGKADNKIVSNVVKELLSQ is encoded by the coding sequence ATGAGCCTTGAACAATCAATAATGGCTGACCTGAAAGCGGCCATGCTGGCGAAGAATGAAGCGGGTTTGAGAGCTATTCGTGCCATCAAATCAGCCATTCTCTTAGCCAAGACAAGTGCTTCCGGCAAAGAATTGAGTCCGGAAGATGAAGTGAAGATGTTGCAGAAACTGGTGAAGCAACGGCAGGAATCGATCGAAATCTACAATGCGCAACAGCGTCCTGATTTAGCCGGACCGGAGATGGAAGAAGTGGAAATTATTTCGAAGTATCTTCCTAAGATGATGAGCGAAGAAGAAATCAGAGCCATTGTAAAAGCAGTCATCGCCCAAACAGGAGCCACATCACCTGCTGAAATGGGTAAGGTGATGGGTGCAACTACAAAGCAACTTGCCGGGAAGGCAGATAATAAAATCGTATCTAATGTAGTAAAGGAGTTACTCAGTCAGTAA
- a CDS encoding T9SS type A sorting domain-containing protein, translating into MRKLKIGSISLLFLLTSLSQYSFSQGMNAHWLLGYDSALFDTNVVSTKANIRFDSTSYLLTPANFKMPFLSAQSTFSDEYGNLKMSTNGCWIADATGDTMFNGGGLLQNSFSINWCDAITGIPMQHTAIFVPHPIDTNLVYLLHQSGTSSSNYKSNGLYYTLINKTLNNGLGGVVAGQKNQLVYLMGLNPGMAVCRHANGRDWWIVTMKDSSDVVYVTSLSSAGFSTLSGHPLGFTPHPINFLGQMNFSNDGRKFAYSYYLGTWGAVDYYTRLADFNRCTGLFSNSNQLTFTDPNPGLGLCFSPDSKKLYVSTTRKIVQFNVNTSNIAGSLDTVAINDGYYSPYPPLQSDFWLMTLAANGKIYISSGSSVIDLHYINYPDSDGVDCDIQQHAIHLPCYSARGNVYHPNYYLGCDTTLGCPCLITTGLNEFNRHDFKVKLSPNPGKQGFEILYLLPQNKDGMLSIFDMQGRLMHQQLLPPWSTMQSIPASTWSSGIYQVRIESDGESGTWKWVKY; encoded by the coding sequence ATGAGAAAGTTAAAAATAGGTAGTATTTCATTGTTATTTCTACTGACCTCTTTATCTCAATACAGCTTTTCGCAAGGGATGAACGCTCATTGGCTATTGGGGTATGATAGCGCTTTGTTTGATACCAATGTAGTCTCAACAAAAGCTAACATTCGCTTTGATTCCACAAGCTATTTGTTAACCCCTGCAAATTTCAAAATGCCCTTCCTGTCAGCACAAAGTACATTTTCAGATGAATATGGAAATTTGAAAATGTCTACTAATGGTTGTTGGATTGCTGATGCCACCGGTGATACTATGTTCAATGGGGGTGGATTACTTCAAAATAGTTTCTCTATTAATTGGTGTGATGCAATTACAGGTATTCCAATGCAACATACAGCAATATTTGTCCCGCATCCAATTGACACCAATTTAGTTTATTTATTACATCAGTCTGGTACAAGTTCATCCAACTATAAATCCAATGGTCTCTATTATACGCTAATCAACAAAACACTCAACAATGGACTTGGAGGTGTAGTAGCCGGACAAAAGAATCAACTTGTTTATTTAATGGGACTTAATCCGGGCATGGCCGTTTGTAGACATGCCAATGGTCGCGACTGGTGGATCGTTACAATGAAAGATAGCTCAGACGTCGTCTATGTTACATCTCTTTCCTCAGCAGGTTTTTCAACCTTGAGTGGACATCCTCTGGGATTCACACCTCATCCTATTAATTTTCTTGGACAAATGAATTTCTCTAATGATGGAAGAAAATTTGCGTATAGTTATTACCTTGGCACATGGGGAGCAGTAGATTATTATACCCGACTTGCAGATTTTAATCGCTGTACTGGATTATTTTCAAATAGTAATCAGTTAACCTTTACTGATCCGAATCCGGGTTTAGGGCTATGCTTTTCACCTGATTCGAAAAAGCTGTATGTCTCCACTACTAGAAAAATTGTCCAGTTTAATGTTAATACTTCTAACATAGCTGGTAGTTTGGATACAGTAGCTATCAATGATGGATATTATTCACCATATCCTCCACTACAATCTGATTTTTGGCTAATGACACTTGCTGCAAACGGAAAAATCTATATATCATCCGGCAGCAGTGTAATTGATTTGCACTACATCAATTATCCTGATAGTGATGGAGTAGACTGTGATATACAACAACATGCCATTCATTTACCTTGCTATTCTGCCAGAGGCAATGTCTACCACCCCAACTACTATCTCGGTTGCGATACCACCTTGGGTTGTCCTTGTTTAATAACAACAGGATTGAATGAATTTAACAGACATGATTTTAAAGTAAAGTTATCGCCCAACCCCGGAAAACAGGGCTTTGAAATTTTGTATTTGCTCCCTCAAAATAAAGACGGAATGCTTAGTATCTTTGACATGCAGGGGCGCTTGATGCATCAGCAACTATTACCACCCTGGTCCACCATGCAAAGTATTCCGGCTTCAACATGGTCATCGGGTATCTATCAGGTAAGAATTGAAAGCGATGGAGAAAGTGGTACATGGAAGTGGGTGAAGTATTGA